From Tursiops truncatus isolate mTurTru1 unplaced genomic scaffold, mTurTru1.mat.Y mat_scaffold_592_arrow_ctg1, whole genome shotgun sequence:
GTTCTTTGACATTCAGAAGACAACTTTATTTTCCAGTTATGCATGAAAtgaaattcctttttattctttttaaagagatCTATTTTTAGTACCTTGACTATGCATTAACTGATATCTTTTCTGAATACATTTCCTCACTGGGACAGCTGGATATTATGGTCAGAACACCCTTCAGCtcattttgctttaatttttgtcCTGTTTTTGCATGTTTCCTTCTCTTATGGCACATTTATGCCTTCTATTTCATagctttttcccttaaaaatcttctaaaataTTCCTTGGACTTTTACCTGTTTTAACTTCAAGTCTCTTAAAGGATTTCCAAGACCTTGCTTCTTATGGGCATATTATTATGATTTTCCTTCCTGGAGCATTTCCATGTTCCTGCTTTCATTGGACAACTCCCAAATGATGCTGATTGGAATACTAGATCTTTGCAACCTTTTTAGTATCACATTCACAGataatttattgtgttattcacaGAGATGGAAAGCCATGTTCATTATCTATCAGATTTATCCATTTAGAACTCTCAGAGGGCATCCTCATTTTCAAGATTTGAGGTCCTGGGGACCCACAAATTATATCCTccatgtttttatcttttttcttttttggatgcaccatgcagcttgtgggttcttagttccctgaccagggattgaacccggccctagcagtgaaagtgccgagtcctgaccactggaccgtcagggaattcccatcctCCATGTATTTACATTAGTCCTCTGAATTTTGtgtttcttgggaaaaaaaagacttcttaaaAACATACCCCATGCCTTATTCAATCAAACTAGATGATAAAATAGTTTCATATACCTGCTTGCTCATCCTGTTATCTCAGTCCTATGTTTCCTCTAACCGtaagagcactttttttttgtAGGTATTTACTCAACCACAGGAATGATTAGTAATATGATGATTTATACCTGCATCTTTCCAACTTTGCCAGCCTGACAGCCACTTTTTCTATCCAATTGCGTTTCTTTCTGGAGTTAAACAGATTATTTTGGCAAATTTGATTAAATATAActgttttcgggcttccctggtggcacagtggttgagagtccgcctgtcgatgcaggggacacgggttcgtgccccggtctgggaagatcccacatgccgcggagcggctgggcccgtgagccatggccgctgagcctgcgtgtctggagcctgtgctccacaacgggagaggccgcagcagtgagaggcccgcgtacagctaaaaaaaaaaaatacctttaaaaaatatatatataactgttttCCAATACTTCTGCAAAATGCAGGTGTCAGAATCTCAAATGACTGTTTTGGGTTATGAAGTTGTCTGTGTAATTCCCCTTCCTGACCCTGACTCTACCCTATATTTTCATTGCATAGAACAGACTAGTTTCTCTCTTAATATTTGCTAGATTTTCAGAATCTGTGGCTTCAGGTCTATGTTGGATATGAGACTCTTTTTCAAACACACACTCTTGTCAAATTCCCAGTAGAAAACTTTACATTAGGTTGTTCCTGTTATTTGCAACCTGACAAGTCCAATATTGTTGgccaatttattttttgttaacaTGTAGTTTgtggttaaaattttattttttgttggtttATATAGTTTGGGGTTAAAAAATATGAGACCACTGGAAATTTGAACAATGACTGGATATTAAATAATTGTTTCCCACATTTGTTTGTGATTATGGTACTGTGGTTATGTTTTAAAAGCATAATTATCCTTTAGATATACATACTGTATCAGCTAACCAttgttgtgtaacaaattacccccaaatttagcaacttaaaacCACACACATTTATTGTCCTAGAGATTCTATGAATCAGAAGTCTGGGTGTGGCTAATCTGTGTCTTCTGCCTCGGGGTCTTTTGCAAATCTGCAATCAATTTGTTGGCCAGGGCCAGGGTCTTATCTGAAGACTTGAGTAGGGAAGCATCTGTTTCCAAACTCACTTATGTTTTTTGGCAAGATTCACTCCCTCAAGAGCTATAGAACTGAGAGTCTTAGTTCCTCACTGCCCGTTGGCTGTAAGACTCTCAGGATTTTGCCATACGGGCCTCTCCAACATGGCAGCTTGTTtcatcaaagccagcaagggGGTAGGGGACAGGGAGAGAGCCTCCTAGCAAGAGAGAAGTCATAATCTTCTGTAATGCAATCACAGAAGTTACAACACATCATTTTTGCTGTATTCTATTGATTAGAAGTAAGACAGTGATTTTGCCTACATTCAATAGGAGAGAAAATTAAACCAAGGCATGAATACCATATCCATAAGTAATTTGAAATCTACATATCTTTCTGTCAGTGAGAATGTTTTAAGTGCCTCCATTGCATTTATAAGCTCACTGAAGAGTTCTTTGGATCTGGATCTATtattggcttttatttcttttttgcacaAGTAATCCATATTCCTTAAGAAAAATGTagtttaatacaaagaaaaaaatcacccaatATCCCTcaagagataaccactgttaacttTTTAGTGTATACACTTTCAATTTTTATGTAGTAAATCTAAAggtctttaaatttttctcatccTTTGCATTTTAATGCTTCTCTCCATTGAATTCAGATATTCATCTTTATGTTCTTCTAATTATTCTTGTTCCTACTGAAGAATTGAGATCGTAGTAAGGATATACACACCAGTAGCCTTTTAAATGTTAATGTGCATTAAAATCACCAGGGAAGTTTGTTAAAAACTAAAGTTCTGGAACTCCATTCAGTAGATTTGGAGTGGGACATTTTCAAGAAACTCCTCAGGTGATTTTCACACAGGTGGCTGATCAGCATACTTTTAGAAACACTAGgacattattaaataaattcagtGTTCCGTTAGAAATTGCAGGTAATCTCCTCTAGAGAACTGAAGTTACATATCCAATGTTATTTTATTCAGGGATGGAATGAGACAAGAACTCAAAGCTCCTGATGCAATTGTTATTAATCGTACTTTGTTAAGTTTTTGTCAGGCAGAAATCACACCTTGACTAGCAGAAATTGCAGGCCTGAAGGGGAAGAGGGATGCTGTATTGGGCAGATCTATCTTTGGGGACTCTGCTAAATATTTGAAGGGAAAACTTATGGGGAGGTGGTTCTTGCCTAATACGTGGGGATGGGGGCAAAAATAGGGAAACACAGCTTACACACTCCTGACCTTGTTTCACAGTCATGTAAAGCAAATATAGTTCCTAATTTATAAAGAATTCCTGGGTTTATTCATCTGGCTAAAAGATCCAAATTTAGGGACCAAGTATTTATTGTGACCCTATGGCTCTCatacagtcattaaaaatagTTTGCATATCTTCTCAaactaaattataaaagaaaacacatcaaaCCATCTCACAGAATCGAGTCCCTGTATTAATCTTTTGGTACATTTAATTTCAGCATTTTCTCCTCATGTATTAGATAAATAtgagatttgaaataaaaaagaatacatagattgctttttaaaactgctttattAACTTCACAGTATATAATAAGCATCTTGCCATGCAATAGGTAAAATTCTTCTGCTAACAGAATCTTACAGACTGGGTCAAAAACACATTCAACTAGAAGCTGGTAATATGAGACCCACCAGAAATGAGTGGCATCAACAGGTTTACAACAAAGGTACATCATGAACATGTAAGTTTAGGAAGCAGGTGTGTCTCCCTACTAACTTCAGGGAAAATATCAGGATTCAAGGCATAAGGCAAAACTCATCATAATGGTCATGGTGAGGGGGGTCAGTGCTAACTGCCCGCAGACTATGACTCAACTGCTTTTCCCTCAGCTTTTGCATGAGTTGTCTCATCTCTTCCCCAATCCTTTCCATATTCTCCTCTCTCATCCTTGCCTGTGGCTCTTCAAGCCTCTGAGTCATGTCCCATCTATACTGCAGGATGGGCTGCCTAACATGGAACCGCCTATCATTTCCTCCAGGTACACAATATTCACCAGATCCCGAAGGTAGGGCCAAAGGCTCTCCTTTATTAGCAACTTgctctttttcatcctttttatcattttcctcGTTGGCATTTTCCATGTTGATATTTTTCATCACTTGTTCCTCTTTGGATGCCATTGCtcctaggagacaaaagacaagaaaaagggcTGCATTTTTCGTGGATAGACCAGCACCAAGGACAGAGGCCTGGATAGcatgtgttattattattttttaaatttcattttcccacCTGAAAGGCTTCATAAGCCCTCTAGGGGGCCCCCAGTCCGAGCCCTCCCCCACTCagttctttccctccctcctcccaaacCCACCATTTTCCTTACTgatccctcccccaggcctctccAAACAACAAAGTGGAGGACAGGGCATGGGGAAGGTGGCGGGGCGGGGGTATGACGGGGCTCtgcacccacccacacacaccgtCCCCTGCACCGACCTGGGCCTATCCTTgctgtctcctcctcctcccgaTTCTCGCTGCAAGTGCGTCGCCGCAACACTTGACACTTAGATCCGCAGACCTGCAGaaggcagggatggagggagcGAGTACTGTCGCCAAGCTCTCAGCGTTGAACCGCCGCCCCTCACCGCCTACCCCCCGCCGCCACCCCCGACCTGCGTCCACCGCCCCCTTCCCGGGTTCACCATTGCCCTGCAGGAACTCAGGGATGATTTCCCATTGCTCTTAAGTTGCTTTGAGGCCTGGAACCCTGCTGCCCCTGCAACCCTCACGCCAGGGGGCCCCTATTTCTGTTCCCAAGAAAGCAAGGGTGTGGAGAGAGCTCACCGGGACCCGCCGCGGTGATCCCCTGCGCAGAACCCGTGCACCGGCCTCTGGGGTTGGCTGGCCGCTGCCTCCCAGGCGTCAGCGCGTGGGCCTCGGGGCCCTTACCTGCTCCGCTTCCCCCGGGCCCGATGCCAGCCCGCCGTGCGCAGGGCAGCGGGGAGCTGGTACCCAGACACGAGTGACGACTGCACCAAAGGCTGCGTCGCTCTGCAGCTCGCGGTCACGTGAGGGCTTCGCGTCACCGCGGACCTCGCCCTCAgatcctcctccccacccacccggGCTGACGCAGAGTTCAACAggaccctcccctccacctcagcAAGCAAGATCTCCCCCTACACGCAGCTGTGCGCTACGTCCGGTTCCTCAGCTTGGTCCTTTCCGATCCGAGGGCCCACAGGCGGCCTCACTGCCCTTATGTTTGGGGTTTGACCTTCTCTAGTTACCAGGGAGAGTCTGCATCTCCCTTCCCACCACTCCAAGGCCTTGGTATTGACTTTGGccctttctgcttttttctcctGTTCTCACTAGCTGTATATTATTTGCTTCCtagtaatttctctttatttcctttttaaaaatcagtatgcCTCTAAAAAAC
This genomic window contains:
- the LOC101337774 gene encoding protein BEX2-like; this translates as MASKEEQVMKNINMENANEENDKKDEKEQVANKGEPLALPSGSGEYCVPGGNDRRFHVRQPILQYRWDMTQRLEEPQARMREENMERIGEEMRQLMQKLREKQLSHSLRAVSTDPPHHDHYDEFCLMP